The following are encoded in a window of Penaeus monodon isolate SGIC_2016 chromosome 9, NSTDA_Pmon_1, whole genome shotgun sequence genomic DNA:
- the LOC119576855 gene encoding cuticle protein AMP1A-like, whose protein sequence is MKFVVLALLAAVATAVPVYDGSQARFDSGEGVAILRDERVIEDDGRYNFDMEAANGIVVSESGSPGLKGAIVSAGSYSYTAPDGTPVVVKYVADENGFQPQSDLLPVAPEFPHPIPQFVLDQIAFAAEEDARRAREPSSRYGAPQ, encoded by the exons ATGAAGTTT gtaGTCCTCGCTCTCCTGGCCGCCGTAGCCACCGCCGTCCCGGTTTATGATGGTTCACAGGCTCGCTTCGACTCCGGCGAGGGGGTGGCCATCCTGAGGGACGAGCGCGTGATCGAGGACGACGGAAGGTACAACTTCGACATGGAGGCTGCCAACGGCATCGTCGTGTCTGAGTCTGGCTCTCCCGGTCTAAAGGGTGCCATCGTCAGTGCCGGTTCCTACTC ATACACCGCTCCCGACGGCACCCCCGTTGTCGTCAAGTACGTGgctgacgagaacggcttccagccccagtccgacctcctgcccgtggcccccgagttcccccacccgatccctcagttcgtcctcgaccagatcgccttcgccgctgAGGAGGACGCACGCAGGGCCAGGGAACCCTCCAGCAGATATGGAGCTCCTCAGTAA